A region from the Wansuia hejianensis genome encodes:
- a CDS encoding substrate-binding domain-containing protein — MKKETLRKVLAVVMTSAVAAGLTACGNGNSSTSTAAGTSSASSAAASSASSGASGSSAASSSVSGTSGSSKSGSAEGLSIGATYYTLQTEFCMRMDDAAKKWAKENGVNYTSYDGNNDAASQLEQVETMIADGVDAIILNPQDADACSACVDAAVEAGIPIVGVNTMVNNENLTAYVGSQDVSAGEEIMNYMIDYMDSEEFNIVVIEGPMGQSAQLQRIEGITNVLKDYPNIKIIAQNTANWSRSEAMTLMETWITTYGDEIDAVVSENDEMALGAREAIEAAGMDIPCIGIDGITDAVTAVSNGKMIASDFQNAEGQITGALETAVKCVNGEDFEKEVWIPFEMITPDNYADYQNKY; from the coding sequence ATGAAAAAGGAAACTTTAAGAAAAGTGCTGGCAGTTGTGATGACTTCCGCAGTAGCGGCCGGACTTACCGCATGCGGTAACGGCAATTCGAGCACCTCGACGGCGGCGGGAACCTCTTCCGCATCCAGCGCTGCTGCTTCATCGGCTTCATCCGGCGCATCCGGTTCTTCCGCAGCCTCAAGTTCAGTGTCCGGCACATCCGGCAGCAGCAAGAGCGGCAGCGCGGAAGGTTTATCAATCGGCGCTACATATTATACCCTGCAGACAGAATTCTGTATGAGAATGGATGACGCGGCAAAGAAATGGGCAAAAGAAAATGGCGTGAACTACACATCTTACGACGGCAATAACGATGCTGCTTCCCAGCTGGAGCAGGTGGAGACGATGATCGCCGACGGTGTGGACGCCATCATCCTGAATCCCCAGGATGCAGATGCCTGCTCCGCCTGTGTGGACGCCGCCGTTGAAGCCGGCATTCCGATTGTGGGCGTCAACACGATGGTAAATAATGAGAACCTGACGGCGTATGTGGGATCTCAGGACGTCAGCGCCGGAGAGGAAATCATGAATTACATGATCGACTACATGGACAGCGAAGAGTTCAATATTGTTGTCATTGAAGGCCCCATGGGACAGTCCGCCCAGCTGCAGCGTATCGAAGGCATCACCAATGTGCTGAAGGATTATCCGAATATCAAGATCATCGCCCAGAATACAGCGAACTGGTCACGTTCAGAGGCGATGACCCTGATGGAGACCTGGATCACCACCTATGGCGATGAAATTGACGCAGTTGTATCTGAAAATGATGAAATGGCTCTGGGCGCCAGAGAAGCGATTGAAGCGGCGGGCATGGATATCCCCTGTATCGGAATCGATGGGATTACGGATGCTGTGACGGCAGTCAGCAACGGCAAAATGATCGCCAGTGATTTCCAGAACGCGGAAGGACAGATCACAGGCGCGCTTGAGACAGCGGTGAAATGTGTCAACGGTGAAGACTTTGAGAAAGAAGTATGGATTCCATTTGAGATGATTACCCCGGATAACTATGCCGATTATCAGAATAAATATTAA
- a CDS encoding ABC transporter permease: protein MNAEVNKKSGFDKQHKMTKKQFIATYGSLIGLILLVIIITVIRPRFLSPANLRNVFRNASINGLLAIGMTFVVLTGGIDLSVGAVMGCAGMYSAYFAQSVLGYPALVAVLIGLLVGVAFGIFNGICIAYLKVPAFVGTLGAMSIADGLKFLLTDAKPIPNLSDSFKAIGGGSIGFLPTPCLIMIIVLVVCFILLYKTRYGRYVFAVGGNRNAAHVSGINTKKIICSVYILTGVLSALAGIIMTARVTSGVTSTGDGYETDAIAAVVIGGTSLAGGKGRLWGTIVGILIMQFLSTGLDMLGVNAYYQMLVKGFVVIGAVMLDGLSSD from the coding sequence ATGAACGCTGAAGTAAATAAAAAAAGTGGTTTTGATAAGCAGCATAAAATGACCAAAAAGCAATTTATTGCAACCTACGGTTCTCTGATCGGCCTGATTCTGCTGGTGATTATCATCACCGTCATCAGACCCAGGTTCCTCAGCCCGGCCAACCTGAGAAACGTGTTCCGGAATGCGTCCATCAACGGCCTTCTGGCGATCGGCATGACGTTTGTCGTCCTGACTGGCGGCATCGACCTGTCTGTGGGCGCGGTCATGGGCTGCGCCGGCATGTATTCGGCCTATTTTGCTCAGTCCGTCCTGGGATACCCGGCTCTCGTGGCAGTCCTCATCGGCCTGCTGGTGGGCGTGGCCTTCGGAATCTTCAACGGAATCTGTATCGCCTATTTAAAGGTACCGGCTTTCGTGGGAACGCTGGGCGCCATGAGCATTGCCGACGGGCTGAAGTTTCTTCTGACAGACGCTAAGCCAATCCCGAACCTGTCGGATTCCTTTAAAGCCATTGGGGGCGGCAGCATCGGCTTTCTGCCGACCCCGTGCCTGATCATGATCATCGTGCTGGTGGTTTGCTTTATCCTTCTGTACAAGACCCGGTACGGGCGGTACGTGTTTGCCGTGGGGGGCAACCGGAATGCGGCACACGTCTCAGGAATCAATACGAAAAAGATCATCTGTTCCGTTTACATATTGACAGGAGTTCTCTCAGCGCTGGCCGGAATTATCATGACTGCCCGCGTGACCTCTGGCGTCACATCCACAGGAGACGGGTATGAGACAGACGCCATCGCAGCCGTAGTCATCGGCGGCACCAGCCTGGCCGGCGGGAAAGGGCGACTGTGGGGCACCATCGTGGGTATTCTGATCATGCAGTTCCTGTCAACCGGCCTGGATATGCTGGGAGTCAACGCCTATTACCAGATGCTGGTAAAGGGCTTCGTCGTGATCGGCGCGGTAATGCTGGACGGCCTCAGCTCAGACTGA
- a CDS encoding sugar ABC transporter ATP-binding protein translates to MSLIELRDIHKSFYGVEVLHGVNLVLQPGTVHALMGENGAGKSTLMKVIAGVHAADSGKVFMDDREVEITSPAKARELGIAMIHQELSSELEMSVAENIFLGREPGRFGMVDYRQLYRQTDELLKELGIQLNPRTKMKRLRVADQQMVEIAKAISQKARVVIMDEPTSSITDKEVISLFEMIRGLKKSGVGIIYISHKMDEIFQICDEMTVLRDGTYINTFKAEEVDENILIRSMVGRDLGVQFPKVNVPIGEPVLEVEHLTLSNQYEDISFKLHKGEILGFVGLVGAGRTELMHSIFGMTRPESGRIILDGKEVRFKSPKEAIGHGIAYVTEDRKGEGLVLPMSVEKNITIAALGNFAKKGFLQKKQEAETVKAQIQALGIKVARPSVSVKSLSGGNQQKVVLAKWMISNPHVLIFDEPTRGIDVGAKAEIYKIMCDYVKKGNAIIMVSSEMPEAMGMSDRIIILSNHKCSGELKRSEFDQEAIAQMQFKYMQNEHVC, encoded by the coding sequence GTGAGTCTGATTGAACTGAGGGATATTCATAAAAGCTTTTATGGAGTGGAAGTCCTGCACGGTGTGAACCTGGTTCTGCAGCCCGGCACTGTTCACGCATTGATGGGAGAGAACGGAGCGGGAAAATCCACATTGATGAAGGTGATTGCAGGCGTCCACGCTGCCGATTCCGGCAAGGTGTTCATGGATGACAGGGAAGTAGAGATTACTTCACCGGCGAAGGCAAGAGAACTGGGAATCGCGATGATACATCAGGAGCTTTCTTCGGAGCTGGAAATGTCCGTGGCGGAAAATATTTTTCTGGGAAGGGAGCCGGGACGGTTCGGAATGGTGGATTACCGTCAGCTCTACAGACAGACGGATGAACTGCTAAAAGAGCTGGGAATCCAATTAAATCCCAGGACCAAAATGAAGCGGCTCCGGGTGGCCGACCAGCAGATGGTGGAGATTGCTAAGGCAATTTCACAGAAAGCGCGGGTAGTCATCATGGACGAGCCGACCTCATCCATCACCGATAAGGAGGTCATCAGCCTTTTTGAGATGATCCGGGGGCTGAAGAAATCGGGTGTGGGCATCATCTATATCTCCCACAAGATGGATGAGATTTTCCAGATCTGTGATGAAATGACGGTTTTGCGTGACGGTACATATATCAATACCTTTAAAGCGGAAGAGGTGGATGAGAACATACTGATCCGCAGTATGGTGGGACGTGACCTGGGCGTACAGTTCCCGAAGGTCAACGTTCCGATCGGGGAGCCGGTGCTGGAGGTAGAGCATCTGACGCTGAGCAACCAGTATGAGGATATCAGCTTCAAGCTCCATAAGGGCGAGATCCTGGGGTTTGTGGGACTGGTCGGAGCGGGGCGGACAGAGCTGATGCATTCAATTTTTGGCATGACCAGGCCGGAATCCGGGCGCATTATTTTGGATGGCAAAGAAGTCCGTTTCAAAAGTCCGAAAGAGGCGATCGGGCATGGAATCGCATACGTGACAGAGGACCGGAAGGGCGAGGGCCTGGTCCTGCCCATGAGTGTGGAAAAAAACATCACGATAGCAGCTTTGGGTAATTTCGCGAAAAAGGGATTTTTGCAGAAAAAGCAGGAGGCCGAGACAGTAAAGGCGCAGATACAGGCGCTGGGGATTAAGGTAGCAAGGCCGTCTGTTTCCGTGAAATCTCTCTCCGGAGGAAACCAGCAGAAAGTGGTTCTCGCCAAGTGGATGATCTCCAATCCCCACGTCCTCATTTTTGATGAGCCCACGAGAGGGATTGACGTGGGCGCGAAGGCTGAAATCTATAAGATCATGTGTGATTACGTGAAAAAGGGCAACGCGATCATCATGGTTTCATCGGAGATGCCGGAGGCTATGGGGATGTCGGACCGGATCATCATCCTGAGCAATCACAAGTGCAGCGGCGAGCTGAAACGCAGCGAATTCGATCAGGAAGCGATTGCGCAGATGCAGTTCAAGTATATGCAAAACGAACATGTCTGCTGA
- a CDS encoding sensor histidine kinase, producing the protein MKWIRIFGYMLWLVTVLGLVLAVFRSGSAGVKAVLLLLAILMTVYLAGMELLLYRPLREAGARLDGSEKEESLETLFSRGVPRGSCLGQIEPVVEKYVELKIRRNNAEIFNKQTELTALQSQINPHFLYNTLDTIRGQAMCDDNLEVAKMIETLASFFRYSISRKGNMVTLRDELNNINNYMRIQQYRFKNRFTLEIVVDDEDRVAYDYYVPRLILQPIVENAIVHGLEEKTKGGQIVIEVTVTEDLIITVSDNGRGMSLKELDDLNQRIHSKKTSLEEEDMRHSQSTGIALPNINKRIELLYGKKYGLNVYSSIGCGTDVEIVIPANNHIEELAVEKNNIENQ; encoded by the coding sequence ATGAAGTGGATCAGAATCTTTGGATATATGTTGTGGTTGGTAACGGTGCTGGGGCTTGTCCTGGCGGTGTTCCGCTCCGGAAGCGCCGGGGTGAAGGCGGTGCTCCTGCTGCTGGCCATTTTAATGACGGTTTATCTGGCAGGTATGGAGCTCCTGCTGTACAGGCCTTTGCGCGAGGCGGGGGCCAGGCTGGATGGCAGTGAGAAGGAAGAATCCCTTGAGACGCTGTTTTCGAGAGGGGTGCCCAGAGGCTCCTGCCTGGGGCAGATTGAGCCGGTAGTGGAAAAATATGTGGAGTTGAAGATACGCAGAAATAACGCGGAGATTTTTAACAAGCAGACGGAGCTGACCGCCCTGCAGAGCCAGATCAATCCCCATTTTCTGTACAACACGCTGGATACGATCCGCGGCCAGGCCATGTGTGACGATAACCTGGAGGTGGCAAAGATGATCGAGACGCTGGCGTCATTTTTCAGGTACAGCATCAGCCGCAAAGGGAACATGGTTACACTGCGGGATGAATTGAATAATATCAACAATTATATGAGAATCCAGCAATACCGGTTTAAGAACCGGTTTACTCTGGAAATCGTGGTGGACGACGAGGATCGGGTGGCCTATGACTATTATGTGCCCAGGCTGATCCTGCAGCCAATCGTGGAAAATGCCATTGTACACGGGCTGGAGGAGAAGACGAAGGGCGGGCAGATCGTAATTGAGGTCACGGTGACAGAGGACTTGATTATCACAGTCTCAGATAACGGAAGAGGAATGTCTCTGAAGGAGCTGGATGACCTGAACCAGAGAATCCATTCCAAGAAAACCAGCCTGGAGGAAGAAGATATGAGGCACAGCCAGAGCACCGGGATTGCGCTGCCCAATATCAACAAGAGAATCGAGCTTTTGTACGGCAAAAAATATGGGCTGAATGTCTACAGCTCCATCGGCTGCGGAACGGACGTTGAAATAGTGATCCCCGCAAATAATCACATAGAGGAACTGGCAGTTGAAAAAAATAATATTGAAAATCAATGA
- a CDS encoding RpiB/LacA/LacB family sugar-phosphate isomerase: protein MKIAIGCDPNAQEAKEELIRFMESKGYGEITDFGSEDVIYAHVAAAVAEAVARGEYDRGILICGTGIGVCLAAGKVKGAYPALISDIYSAKRARLSNNANIACLGAFTIGNKLREELVDAFLTNEFVPGCSSQPKVDAFVEYDRNR from the coding sequence ATGAAAATTGCTATCGGCTGCGATCCAAACGCCCAGGAGGCAAAAGAAGAGCTGATCAGGTTCATGGAGAGCAAGGGTTATGGTGAAATCACAGATTTCGGGAGTGAAGACGTCATCTATGCCCATGTGGCGGCGGCGGTTGCGGAGGCTGTGGCCAGAGGGGAATATGACCGTGGCATTCTCATCTGCGGAACCGGTATTGGGGTCTGCCTGGCGGCGGGCAAGGTAAAAGGCGCATATCCCGCGCTGATATCCGACATCTATTCGGCAAAGCGGGCGCGCCTCAGCAATAATGCGAATATCGCCTGTCTGGGGGCGTTTACAATCGGGAACAAATTACGGGAGGAGCTGGTAGATGCATTCCTGACGAACGAGTTTGTTCCGGGATGTTCCTCACAGCCGAAGGTGGACGCATTTGTTGAATATGACAGGAATCGCTAG
- a CDS encoding ATP-binding cassette domain-containing protein, protein MKKIILKINDLNAHNERFGKLEHASFHVMEGEITGLLGLNYSGKELAVQILLGETDLDWQENQIFVDDRKMQKPADIKKLVCHITAGSPVIESWTVAEYVGIRDVCWFLTKKVKDKLRAETAEQFAQMGICLDINKKMKELNELERRIVEIVRARKNGVRILVIEDECEGMNSETIRQYARFLRNAIQGRMAAILLCHSNLAASILSDNYVIFRKGRVVKKWRKEFPHNNGRISDYLLGNTMTLKKKTLDSYARKVHAGEGVIYGIRNLEIYGEQEDFDFRKGEITTFVISNNAERMKVFLELCGRTVRDGVAYLFGCETLFAPKFQSFIKHKIVSVMKTGSDYEIFEKMTVGDNLLLPSLRKIPNLDYLTSGSRITQVLSDEIESESLRSKDIVKELDFNHHISIALDRWYVFHPNVIVLYEPFTSCDAYGVSIIMSYIKKFTNRGTAVIVVKSNLEYMEEVSDRIFDLG, encoded by the coding sequence TTGAAAAAAATAATATTGAAAATCAATGATCTGAATGCTCACAATGAACGTTTCGGAAAGCTGGAGCATGCGTCCTTCCATGTCATGGAGGGAGAGATCACAGGGCTGCTGGGCCTGAATTACTCCGGAAAAGAGCTGGCAGTGCAGATCCTGCTGGGCGAGACTGATCTGGACTGGCAGGAGAACCAGATTTTTGTTGATGACCGGAAGATGCAGAAGCCCGCGGATATCAAAAAGCTGGTCTGTCATATCACGGCAGGCAGCCCCGTGATAGAGAGCTGGACCGTGGCCGAGTACGTGGGAATACGGGATGTGTGCTGGTTCCTGACGAAAAAGGTGAAGGATAAGCTCCGGGCGGAGACAGCGGAGCAGTTTGCGCAGATGGGAATTTGCCTGGACATTAACAAGAAGATGAAGGAACTGAATGAGCTGGAGAGAAGAATAGTAGAAATCGTCCGGGCCAGAAAAAACGGAGTCAGAATACTGGTTATCGAAGACGAGTGCGAGGGCATGAACTCTGAAACCATACGACAGTATGCCCGGTTTCTGAGGAATGCCATCCAGGGAAGGATGGCGGCCATCCTGCTCTGCCACTCCAATCTGGCAGCTTCCATCCTGTCGGATAACTACGTCATATTCCGCAAGGGCCGGGTGGTGAAGAAATGGAGGAAGGAATTCCCCCATAATAACGGGCGGATCAGCGACTACCTGTTAGGCAACACAATGACCCTTAAGAAAAAGACCCTGGACAGCTATGCCCGGAAGGTACATGCGGGAGAGGGCGTGATCTACGGCATCCGGAATCTGGAGATATACGGGGAGCAGGAGGATTTTGACTTCAGAAAAGGTGAGATCACAACCTTTGTGATATCTAACAACGCAGAGCGGATGAAAGTATTCCTGGAGCTGTGCGGCCGGACGGTGCGGGACGGGGTGGCCTATCTGTTCGGCTGCGAAACGCTGTTCGCTCCGAAATTCCAGTCATTTATCAAACATAAGATCGTTTCTGTCATGAAGACAGGCAGTGATTATGAGATCTTTGAGAAGATGACCGTGGGGGATAACCTGCTGCTGCCGTCTCTCCGGAAGATTCCGAACCTGGACTACCTGACGTCCGGGAGCCGGATCACCCAGGTGCTGAGCGATGAGATAGAAAGTGAGTCTCTGCGCAGCAAGGATATTGTGAAAGAGCTGGACTTCAATCATCATATCAGCATTGCCCTGGACAGGTGGTATGTCTTCCATCCGAATGTGATCGTGCTGTACGAGCCCTTTACCAGCTGTGATGCGTATGGAGTCTCGATTATCATGTCATACATAAAAAAATTCACGAACCGTGGGACGGCGGTGATTGTTGTAAAGTCCAATCTGGAATATATGGAGGAGGTTTCAGACCGTATATTCGATCTGGGCTGA
- a CDS encoding cobaltochelatase CobT-related protein, with protein sequence MSTNFLPEEHQMELENRIKNLMWTVSGDYTLEMKPDVEAFLRSRNTALYDGIKQGGLARFYDRDALGLYLVKKIYCKAMEGPLMRVASLCMEEAVGTKLDQEREGIHSLRRKAYEEILEQDFRELSATPLGHLEAALLREELDGSYRGTKQIGDWMEEIHRLRSASDTMEVIKTIDSLYNQIVEPDFERKKKTLKEVLAVTLEELTEYSWKDFLSEDLYEETLETYLEKVTESMTSLDMNDPVCKEEEKEPEDGRTAKKIIVVDEAALEKMYSYVERNYGKTYLTPAEEKSRNYQMCRGLHGDCSLYYTEGILKNPVLRNYQYEYARKQKDKNIMAYYDQHRVVKRSIQVLTGMLKKAFVLRDEEQEIRADHGTVIPAELWKVGRSDDARLFRKRIRNDAMDFVVDVLIDASGSQRSRQSQVALQAYIISEALSNLEIPFRVMSFCTFWDYTILHRFRKYEDVRSANGNIFEYITSSNNRDGLAVKAVGFDLLQRDEANKVLIVLSDGKPYDVLVNRPGARNPEPYRGRPAILDTGMEVRRLRQNGVAVLGVFVGEESELDAERRIFGKDFAYIRSIGSFSNMVGRYLLKQIEE encoded by the coding sequence ATGAGCACGAATTTTCTGCCGGAAGAACACCAGATGGAACTGGAAAACCGGATCAAGAACTTAATGTGGACAGTCAGCGGCGATTATACCCTGGAGATGAAGCCGGATGTGGAGGCTTTTCTCAGATCCAGGAATACCGCGCTGTACGACGGGATTAAGCAGGGAGGGCTTGCGCGCTTTTACGACCGGGATGCCCTGGGCCTGTATCTGGTGAAAAAGATCTACTGCAAGGCCATGGAAGGCCCGCTCATGCGGGTAGCGTCTCTCTGTATGGAGGAGGCGGTGGGAACAAAGCTGGACCAGGAACGGGAAGGGATTCATTCTCTCCGGAGAAAGGCCTATGAGGAGATTCTTGAGCAGGATTTCAGGGAGCTGTCCGCCACTCCCCTGGGGCATCTGGAGGCGGCTCTTCTGCGGGAGGAGCTGGACGGAAGCTACCGGGGAACGAAGCAGATCGGGGACTGGATGGAGGAGATCCACAGGCTCCGTTCTGCATCGGATACCATGGAAGTGATCAAGACCATAGACAGCCTCTATAATCAGATTGTCGAGCCTGATTTTGAACGGAAAAAGAAGACGCTGAAGGAGGTGCTGGCGGTAACCCTGGAAGAGCTGACCGAATATTCCTGGAAGGACTTTCTCTCAGAAGATTTGTATGAGGAGACCTTGGAAACGTATCTGGAAAAGGTGACGGAATCCATGACCAGCCTGGATATGAACGACCCGGTCTGCAAGGAGGAGGAGAAAGAGCCGGAGGACGGCCGGACAGCCAAAAAAATTATAGTGGTGGACGAGGCGGCCCTTGAGAAAATGTATTCCTATGTGGAGAGGAATTATGGAAAAACTTATCTGACTCCCGCTGAGGAAAAAAGCAGAAACTATCAGATGTGCAGGGGGCTTCACGGAGACTGCAGCCTGTATTATACGGAAGGCATTCTGAAGAATCCTGTGCTGCGGAATTATCAGTATGAATATGCCAGGAAGCAGAAGGACAAAAATATCATGGCCTACTATGACCAGCACCGGGTGGTGAAGAGGAGCATACAGGTGTTGACAGGGATGCTGAAAAAAGCCTTTGTCCTGAGGGATGAAGAGCAGGAGATAAGAGCCGACCATGGTACGGTCATCCCTGCGGAGCTGTGGAAGGTGGGAAGGTCGGACGACGCGCGGCTGTTCCGCAAGAGGATCAGGAATGACGCCATGGATTTTGTCGTGGATGTTCTGATAGATGCCAGCGGTTCTCAGAGGAGCCGTCAATCCCAGGTAGCTCTGCAGGCTTATATCATCAGCGAAGCCCTGAGCAATCTGGAGATCCCCTTCCGCGTCATGAGCTTCTGTACCTTCTGGGACTATACGATCCTGCACCGTTTCCGGAAATATGAGGATGTCCGGAGCGCCAACGGCAATATTTTTGAATACATCACCTCCTCTAATAACCGGGACGGCCTGGCAGTCAAGGCTGTTGGGTTCGATCTGCTCCAGAGAGACGAGGCCAATAAGGTCCTGATAGTCCTGAGCGACGGAAAACCCTATGACGTGCTGGTCAACAGGCCGGGGGCCAGGAATCCGGAACCTTACAGAGGCCGTCCGGCCATCCTGGACACGGGCATGGAGGTGAGAAGGCTCCGCCAGAACGGGGTGGCTGTCCTGGGCGTGTTTGTGGGCGAGGAATCTGAACTGGATGCTGAGAGGCGGATATTCGGCAAGGATTTTGCCTATATCCGGTCCATCGGCAGTTTTTCCAATATGGTAGGGAGATATCTCTTGAAACAGATCGAAGAATAA
- a CDS encoding response regulator transcription factor translates to MSEKKRSVLIVDDEFRIGILIKKLIRWSELDMECQDVLDNGESALRVMKDSRPDIVITDVRMPKINGLDLIKMARDSKIQTHFIVVSGYKEFEYAHRALAYGVEDYILKPVNEKELNDALQKIRRKLDDKEKQDTMQEELQKTVVESSKIIKRDFLKNIIDQGDEAPVNDVPISMEGEVYRGIDIKLDYVDFNRIDHKQDKLTVDRVRSIVESVLKAELEEILICEKDYLHIYCLFNYDFVRSRMVRELISDILLRIKEYLMGFDQYEVTIGIGSERTEFGEIRFSILEAYRAVCNRMRLGTGRLIYFDTIPGAGEAEIRERFEECRDSLHASIDSCSRENLSACISEIFAEVPAGEGIDMTVYYMAAEKLIDLFFSALNQEELSNQKKDLQSKCQHCCKLARLAKLLKQSLGDCVEMIRMTAETKSTKPIRQAKQYVEEHYREKILLEDIAAVVDLNPVYFSALFKKETDMNFSTYLINVRMERAKKMLTSTNETIAAVGDAVGYSDQKYFSQLFKKVVGVKPAIYRRLHS, encoded by the coding sequence ATGTCGGAGAAAAAACGAAGTGTTCTGATTGTTGACGATGAATTCCGCATCGGTATTCTGATAAAAAAACTGATTCGCTGGTCAGAATTGGATATGGAATGCCAGGATGTCCTTGATAACGGCGAGTCCGCCCTCCGGGTAATGAAAGACAGCCGTCCGGATATAGTGATCACAGATGTCCGCATGCCGAAAATTAACGGGCTGGATCTGATTAAGATGGCGAGGGACAGTAAGATTCAGACACATTTTATCGTGGTCAGCGGATATAAGGAATTTGAATACGCGCACCGGGCGCTGGCTTATGGCGTGGAGGATTATATCCTGAAGCCTGTGAACGAGAAGGAGCTGAATGACGCCCTGCAGAAGATCAGGCGGAAGCTGGATGACAAAGAAAAGCAGGATACCATGCAGGAGGAGCTGCAGAAGACGGTTGTTGAGAGCAGCAAAATCATTAAAAGGGATTTTTTGAAAAACATCATCGATCAGGGAGACGAGGCTCCGGTGAATGATGTGCCGATCAGTATGGAAGGCGAGGTATACAGAGGGATTGATATTAAGCTGGACTATGTGGATTTTAACCGGATAGACCACAAGCAGGATAAGCTGACTGTGGACAGGGTGCGTTCCATTGTGGAGTCGGTTCTCAAAGCGGAGCTGGAAGAGATTCTGATCTGTGAAAAGGATTACCTGCACATTTACTGTCTGTTTAACTACGATTTTGTCAGATCCAGGATGGTCCGGGAGCTGATCAGCGATATCCTGCTGCGGATCAAGGAATATCTGATGGGATTTGACCAGTATGAAGTAACGATCGGTATTGGGAGTGAGAGGACAGAGTTTGGCGAGATCCGGTTCTCCATACTGGAGGCATACCGGGCGGTGTGTAACAGGATGAGATTGGGAACGGGCCGCCTGATCTATTTTGATACAATTCCGGGCGCGGGTGAGGCTGAGATCCGGGAGCGGTTTGAAGAATGCCGGGACAGCCTTCATGCCAGCATTGACAGCTGTTCCAGAGAGAATCTGTCGGCCTGTATCTCTGAGATATTTGCTGAGGTTCCCGCGGGAGAGGGCATTGATATGACGGTTTACTATATGGCGGCTGAGAAGCTGATTGATCTGTTTTTCAGCGCTCTTAATCAGGAGGAGCTGTCGAATCAGAAGAAGGATCTGCAGAGCAAGTGCCAGCACTGCTGCAAGCTGGCCCGGCTGGCAAAGCTGCTGAAGCAGAGCCTGGGAGACTGTGTGGAGATGATCCGGATGACCGCGGAGACTAAGTCCACTAAGCCGATCCGGCAGGCGAAGCAATATGTGGAGGAGCACTACCGGGAGAAGATACTGCTAGAGGATATAGCGGCTGTTGTGGATCTGAATCCTGTATATTTCAGCGCGCTGTTTAAGAAAGAAACGGACATGAATTTCAGCACCTATCTGATCAATGTCCGCATGGAAAGGGCCAAGAAGATGCTCACCTCGACGAATGAGACGATAGCGGCAGTAGGGGACGCCGTCGGATACAGCGATCAGAAATATTTCAGCCAGCTGTTTAAAAAAGTGGTCGGCGTGAAGCCGGCGATCTACAGAAGGCTGCATTCCTGA
- a CDS encoding glycerophosphodiester phosphodiesterase family protein, whose translation MGKKIKKLLAVAAGTTAAWALAIKPRTSSKPDMSEIKRYDFASRGYYNIRKKIPENSLTAFTAAVEHGYGIVMDVRLSRDGVPVIFRDHKLWRVCGADGTVEESTWEKLKECRLSRTQETIPCLAAGLELVDGQVPVILNLNVDLDNYGVLCARVCEVLDAYEGVFAIESFDYRVVKWLKDNRPEIIRGQMMERHIKHGGTDMNPVQDFVRYNLLTNFLTSPDFISCNIADRRTVSLLFCRLLYRVQMMDWTVDSMDDYELVKTDESIVIFEDIEP comes from the coding sequence ATGGGTAAAAAAATAAAAAAACTGCTTGCCGTTGCGGCAGGCACCACGGCCGCCTGGGCACTGGCGATCAAGCCCAGGACCAGCAGCAAGCCGGATATGAGCGAGATCAAACGATATGACTTTGCCAGCCGCGGTTATTACAATATCAGGAAGAAGATTCCGGAGAACTCCCTGACGGCGTTTACCGCGGCGGTTGAGCACGGATACGGGATTGTCATGGATGTCCGGCTGAGCCGCGACGGCGTGCCGGTGATCTTCCGGGATCACAAGCTGTGGAGGGTGTGCGGAGCGGACGGCACCGTGGAAGAGAGCACCTGGGAGAAGCTGAAGGAATGCCGCCTGTCCAGGACCCAGGAGACCATCCCCTGCCTGGCCGCCGGCCTGGAGCTGGTAGACGGTCAGGTGCCGGTGATCCTGAACCTGAACGTGGATCTGGACAATTACGGGGTGCTCTGTGCAAGAGTCTGCGAGGTGCTGGATGCGTATGAGGGCGTTTTCGCCATAGAATCCTTTGATTACCGGGTGGTGAAATGGCTGAAGGACAACCGGCCGGAGATCATACGCGGCCAGATGATGGAACGCCATATCAAGCACGGCGGTACTGATATGAACCCGGTGCAGGATTTTGTACGCTACAACCTGCTGACCAACTTCCTGACGTCCCCGGATTTCATCTCCTGCAATATCGCAGACCGGAGAACGGTCAGCCTTCTGTTCTGCCGCCTGCTGTACAGAGTGCAGATGATGGACTGGACCGTGGACAGCATGGATGATTATGAGCTGGTGAAGACGGACGAATCCATAGTGATCTTTGAAGATATAGAACCTTAA